From Rhizobium sp. NZLR1, a single genomic window includes:
- a CDS encoding DUF459 domain-containing protein, which produces MPADAELPMTNKTDRTPIRWLMLAVAAASLCLGALAPVHIAEAQEQRYQRRSILDFFLGRRYLDDGPQAPDVPQPRRQQHKRPPSQKAVVNTRTAPPLRAPVQEEPVVQKLGDAKKILIVGDFLASGLGDGLTAAFETSPGVVVEARGNVSSGLVRDDYYDWPEQLPKMIDELKPAMVVVMIGANDRQQMMTDTAKEKFRTDSWFTEYRRRVLSFGRQVTDRKIPLLWVGLPAFESDQMTADAVQMNQLYRNQVESIGGEFVDIWDGFVDENSNFIVTGSDVNGQQVRLRTSDGINLTQAGRRKLAFYVEKPARRLLGTQASPDLVRLDSSNLPGLGLPANPAEHTVPISLSDPNLDGGAELLGARPPPVALTRSPRDLLVEQGEMTPAPPGRIDDYRLPVAKTAAEVSVK; this is translated from the coding sequence ATGCCGGCAGATGCGGAACTGCCCATGACGAATAAAACTGATCGAACCCCAATCCGTTGGCTCATGCTCGCCGTGGCGGCCGCTTCGCTATGCCTCGGCGCCCTTGCGCCGGTGCATATTGCGGAAGCGCAGGAGCAGCGCTACCAGCGGCGTTCGATCCTCGATTTCTTCCTCGGCCGGCGCTATCTCGACGACGGCCCGCAAGCCCCCGACGTCCCGCAGCCGAGGCGCCAGCAGCACAAGCGACCGCCGTCGCAGAAAGCCGTCGTCAACACCCGCACCGCGCCGCCGCTCCGCGCGCCCGTGCAGGAGGAGCCGGTGGTGCAGAAGCTCGGCGACGCCAAGAAGATCCTGATCGTCGGCGATTTCCTGGCCAGCGGCCTTGGCGACGGCCTCACTGCCGCCTTCGAGACCTCGCCGGGGGTTGTCGTTGAAGCCCGCGGCAATGTCTCATCGGGTCTCGTCCGCGACGATTATTACGACTGGCCGGAACAACTGCCGAAGATGATCGACGAGCTGAAGCCGGCAATGGTCGTCGTGATGATCGGCGCCAACGATCGCCAGCAGATGATGACCGATACGGCCAAGGAAAAATTCCGCACCGATAGCTGGTTTACCGAATACCGCCGCCGTGTTCTCTCCTTCGGCAGGCAAGTTACCGACCGCAAGATCCCGCTGCTCTGGGTCGGCCTTCCCGCCTTCGAATCCGATCAGATGACGGCCGATGCCGTCCAGATGAACCAGCTCTACCGTAATCAGGTCGAAAGCATCGGTGGTGAATTCGTCGATATCTGGGATGGTTTCGTCGATGAAAACAGCAACTTCATCGTCACCGGTTCGGATGTGAACGGCCAGCAGGTCAGACTGCGCACATCCGATGGCATCAACCTTACCCAGGCCGGTCGGCGCAAGCTCGCCTTCTATGTGGAAAAACCGGCACGGCGTCTTCTCGGCACGCAGGCAAGCCCCGATCTGGTTCGCCTCGACTCCAGCAATCTGCCCGGTCTCGGCCTTCCCGCCAATCCGGCCGAACACACCGTGCCGATCAGCCTCTCCGATCCCAATCTCGACGGCGGCGCCGAGCTTCTCGGCGCAAGGCCGCCGCCTGTGGCTTTGACGCGGTCGCCCCGCGACCTGCTGGTCGAGCAGGGCGAAATGACGCCCGCGCCTCCTGGGCGCATCGATGATTACCGCCTGCCGGTGGCAAAGACGGCGGCCGAAGTCTCGGTCAAATGA
- a CDS encoding outer membrane beta-barrel protein, translated as MGQPKQTSSVTPLRAMSRAVSFVAFCSLLLGQTAFAQSASPQPAGTANRRSTASQDYRTTNNAAGFDDETDDTATPATNGTSANADDAQQRPAIPDAQASDDITGSILDDDIRRLNTRETPIDETLPRRRTAESASAAETPGIPIGTFVLRPSVTQSINTETTKDGNTRQRRAFLETDAAATLTSDWGRHQLTVTSEGAWQRNISGEGEEQPSFKVNGDLRLDLSDDTVAHLTAGYNFYREDTDDPEAIANAAQQSDVQEFSAGASVQRDFGILRGTTALALTRSIYSDATLANGTTVELSDRNQTAGTLRGRVGYELSPALIPFIEATIGRSVYDETRDSAGYERSGHAYGAKAGVEVDLGEKLKGEVGVGYEMANFEDSRLSSIDTATLDASLLWSPIRGTDVNLDLQTSIQPSTTAGESGYVSHALTTTVTHQLRDNLVGTMIGGVTWRDYPTDSTINDELVYTAATGLTWNINRYLDLTSTLGYELTTRKEGTDSQQLRAGVGLKLKR; from the coding sequence ATGGGCCAGCCAAAACAGACGAGCAGTGTGACGCCGCTCCGCGCCATGAGCCGTGCCGTCTCGTTTGTCGCGTTCTGCAGTCTGCTGCTCGGTCAGACAGCCTTTGCACAGTCCGCCTCGCCGCAGCCGGCAGGCACGGCAAACAGGCGCTCCACGGCCTCTCAGGACTATCGCACCACGAACAATGCTGCCGGTTTTGATGACGAGACCGACGATACCGCCACGCCCGCGACAAACGGCACATCCGCGAACGCGGACGATGCCCAGCAGAGGCCGGCGATACCGGATGCGCAAGCCAGCGACGACATTACCGGCTCCATCCTCGACGACGACATCCGCCGGCTGAACACACGCGAAACGCCGATCGACGAGACGCTGCCGCGCCGTAGGACTGCCGAAAGTGCCTCGGCGGCCGAAACGCCGGGCATTCCGATCGGCACGTTCGTGCTCCGCCCGAGCGTCACCCAGAGCATCAACACCGAGACCACCAAGGACGGCAACACCAGGCAACGGCGCGCCTTCCTCGAAACGGACGCAGCCGCGACCCTGACCTCGGACTGGGGCCGGCATCAGCTGACCGTAACTTCGGAAGGCGCCTGGCAGAGGAATATCAGCGGCGAGGGCGAGGAGCAGCCGTCCTTCAAAGTCAACGGCGACCTCCGGCTGGATCTTTCCGACGATACGGTCGCGCATCTCACCGCCGGGTACAATTTCTACCGCGAGGATACGGACGATCCCGAGGCCATCGCCAACGCAGCACAGCAGTCTGATGTGCAGGAGTTTAGCGCGGGCGCCTCAGTCCAACGCGATTTCGGCATCCTGCGCGGCACGACGGCACTGGCACTGACCCGCTCGATCTATTCGGATGCCACGCTTGCGAACGGCACGACCGTTGAGCTGAGCGACCGCAACCAGACGGCTGGCACGCTGCGCGGCCGCGTCGGTTACGAGCTGTCCCCCGCGCTCATCCCCTTCATCGAGGCGACGATCGGCCGGAGTGTCTATGACGAGACGCGCGATTCCGCCGGCTATGAGCGTTCTGGCCACGCCTATGGCGCCAAGGCAGGCGTCGAGGTCGACCTCGGCGAAAAGCTGAAGGGTGAAGTCGGTGTCGGCTACGAGATGGCGAATTTCGAAGACAGCCGCCTGTCCTCGATCGATACCGCCACGCTCGATGCGAGCCTGCTCTGGTCGCCGATCCGCGGCACCGACGTCAATCTCGACCTGCAGACGAGCATCCAGCCCTCGACCACGGCGGGCGAAAGCGGCTACGTCTCGCACGCGCTGACGACGACGGTCACCCACCAGCTGCGCGACAATCTGGTCGGGACGATGATCGGCGGGGTAACGTGGCGCGATTATCCCACAGATAGCACCATCAATGACGAACTCGTCTATACCGCCGCGACCGGTCTGACCTGGAACATCAACCGCTATCTCGATTTGACCAGCACGCTCGGTTACGAGCTGACAACGCGCAAGGAAGGCACCGATTCGCAGCAATTGCGAGCCGGCGTTGGTCTCAAGTTGAAGCGCTAA
- the galU gene encoding UTP--glucose-1-phosphate uridylyltransferase GalU, producing the protein MAQHNKVRKAVFPVAGLGTRFLPATKAVPKEMLTVVDKPIIQYVVDEAIEAGIEHLVFVTGRNKHVIEDYFDIHFELEQTLRERAKKAEITLLAQQLPKAGTVSFTRQQEPLGLGHAVWCAREIVGDEPFALLLPDMIMKGDKGCMKGMIDLYGQSGGNIIAVEECAPDQAHKYGIVGVGEAIGDGFRITGMVEKPAKGTAPSNFFINGRYILQPEIFKILETQERGAGNEIQLTDGMLKLLKEQDFAGYHFRGATYDCGAKDGFILANVAFALERDDIRPTVEGGFKELLAGLK; encoded by the coding sequence GTGGCTCAACACAATAAAGTTCGTAAAGCAGTATTTCCGGTTGCGGGGTTAGGAACGCGATTCCTACCGGCAACCAAGGCTGTTCCGAAGGAAATGTTGACCGTCGTCGACAAGCCAATCATTCAATATGTCGTCGATGAGGCGATCGAGGCCGGGATCGAACATCTGGTTTTCGTCACCGGACGCAACAAGCACGTCATCGAAGATTATTTCGACATCCATTTCGAGTTGGAGCAGACGCTGCGCGAGCGCGCCAAGAAGGCCGAGATAACCCTTCTCGCCCAGCAATTGCCGAAGGCCGGCACGGTGAGCTTTACCCGCCAGCAGGAGCCGCTCGGCCTCGGCCACGCGGTTTGGTGCGCCCGCGAAATCGTCGGTGACGAGCCCTTCGCACTGTTGCTGCCCGATATGATCATGAAGGGCGACAAGGGCTGCATGAAGGGCATGATCGACCTCTACGGCCAGAGCGGCGGCAATATCATCGCCGTTGAGGAATGCGCGCCCGACCAGGCCCATAAATACGGCATCGTCGGCGTCGGCGAGGCGATCGGCGATGGCTTCCGAATCACCGGCATGGTGGAAAAGCCTGCCAAGGGGACAGCGCCTTCCAACTTCTTCATCAACGGTCGCTACATCCTGCAGCCGGAGATCTTCAAGATCCTCGAAACCCAGGAGCGTGGCGCCGGCAATGAGATCCAGCTTACCGACGGCATGCTGAAGCTGCTGAAGGAGCAGGATTTCGCCGGTTACCACTTCCGCGGCGCGACCTACGACTGCGGCGCCAAGGATGGCTTCATCCTGGCAAACGTCGCCTTCGCTCTCGAACGCGACGATATCCGCCCGACCGTCGAAGGCGGCTTCAAGGAATTGCTCGCCGGTCTGAAGTAA
- a CDS encoding lytic murein transglycosylase, with amino-acid sequence MAQNHKYSLRGLALALVVAAQVGLVPDNAKADSRFQKWIADFYQTAAQSGISKATYQKAFSGVTEPDPTVLEKAAYQPEFTSKIWDYVDSRVNPYTIKIGREMAVKHARTLDAIERRFGVDKTILLAIWSMESNYGAILDKDDRLHYVPRALATLGYADPSRAKFAKKQLVAALKILQNGDVPAREMTGSWAGAMGHTQFIPTSYLLYAVDADGNGHRDIWNSVPDALATSANLLMKNGWDTGKTWGYEVVVPAAAANQAGKTHTLAQWAALGLARPNGKAFRESTTKAMLKMPAGAGGPGFLMTANFFTIKNYNASDSYALAVGLLADQIAGYGGLQQRWPRPDGALDVTEKFELQTRLKTLGYYNGEVDGNFGSGSKAAISAAQSRIGMQPDGEPSLPLLNALRR; translated from the coding sequence ATGGCCCAGAATCACAAATACTCCCTTCGTGGTCTTGCTCTCGCCCTCGTTGTCGCCGCCCAGGTCGGGCTGGTTCCTGACAACGCGAAAGCCGATTCCCGGTTCCAGAAATGGATCGCGGATTTTTACCAAACTGCCGCTCAGAGTGGCATCAGTAAGGCAACTTATCAAAAGGCCTTTTCCGGAGTGACCGAGCCCGATCCGACCGTGCTCGAAAAGGCGGCCTACCAGCCGGAATTCACTTCGAAAATCTGGGACTACGTCGATTCCCGTGTCAATCCCTATACGATCAAGATCGGCCGCGAGATGGCCGTTAAGCACGCAAGAACGCTCGATGCGATCGAGCGGCGATTCGGCGTCGACAAGACCATTCTCTTGGCCATCTGGTCGATGGAATCGAATTACGGCGCAATCCTCGACAAGGACGACCGGCTGCACTACGTGCCGCGGGCGCTCGCAACGCTTGGCTATGCCGATCCGAGCCGCGCCAAATTCGCCAAGAAGCAGCTGGTCGCCGCGCTGAAGATCCTGCAGAACGGCGATGTGCCGGCACGCGAGATGACCGGCTCCTGGGCCGGCGCCATGGGCCACACCCAGTTCATTCCGACAAGCTACCTGCTTTATGCTGTCGATGCCGATGGCAACGGCCATCGCGACATCTGGAACTCGGTGCCCGATGCACTGGCGACCTCGGCCAATCTTCTGATGAAGAACGGCTGGGACACCGGCAAGACCTGGGGCTACGAGGTTGTCGTTCCCGCCGCAGCCGCCAATCAGGCCGGCAAAACCCACACACTGGCCCAATGGGCGGCACTCGGCCTGGCACGCCCGAACGGCAAGGCTTTCCGAGAGAGCACCACCAAGGCCATGCTGAAGATGCCGGCTGGCGCCGGCGGCCCAGGCTTCCTGATGACCGCCAACTTCTTCACCATCAAGAACTACAATGCGTCGGACAGCTATGCGCTTGCCGTCGGCCTGCTCGCCGACCAGATCGCCGGCTACGGCGGCCTGCAGCAGCGCTGGCCGCGCCCGGACGGCGCCCTTGACGTCACCGAGAAATTCGAGCTGCAGACCCGCCTGAAGACGCTCGGCTATTACAATGGCGAGGTCGACGGCAATTTCGGCTCGGGTTCGAAGGCGGCGATCTCAGCCGCGCAGTCGCGCATCGGAATGCAGCCGGATGGCGAGCCCTCGCTGCCGCTTCTGAACGCACTACGCCGCTAG
- a CDS encoding glutamate synthase subunit beta, producing MGKVTGFLEIDRQVAKYQPASDRIRHFREFTIPMSDLEVQKQAARCMDCGIPYCHGPTGCPVHNQIPDWNDLVYNNNWEAAIQNLHSTNNFPEFTGRVCPAPCEEACTLNLEDAPVAIKTVEQAIADKAYELGFIRPQPATVHTGKKVAVIGSGPAGMAAAQQLGRAGHEVHVYERETKPGGLLRYGIPDFKMEKNFIDRRVEQMKGEGVTFHCGANVGVDVKVEQLLADHDAVLYCGGSETPREAGIPGADLAGVHDAMPYLVQQNRRVGRENIDSVGWPSDPILAGAKHIVVVGGGDTASDCVGTAFRQGAVKVTQLDIRPQPPEKEDKLAVWPFWATKMRTSSSQAEGAVREFQVATLEFVGEDGVLIGVKCCEVDERRRPVPGTEFVIRADLAFIAIGFRGPFTGSVLKELEGKLTLNTDKRGSTNVVANDRNYKTSVDKFWTAGDVRRGQSLVVWAIREGRQAARAIDEELMGSTVLPN from the coding sequence ATGGGTAAGGTAACAGGGTTTCTGGAAATCGACCGGCAAGTGGCGAAGTACCAGCCGGCGTCGGATCGTATCCGTCATTTCCGTGAGTTCACGATCCCGATGTCGGACCTGGAAGTGCAGAAACAGGCTGCGCGCTGCATGGACTGTGGCATCCCCTATTGCCACGGCCCCACCGGTTGCCCGGTTCATAACCAGATCCCCGACTGGAACGACCTCGTGTACAACAACAATTGGGAAGCGGCGATCCAGAACCTGCATTCGACCAACAACTTCCCTGAATTCACCGGGCGCGTCTGCCCGGCGCCTTGCGAGGAAGCCTGTACGTTGAATCTCGAGGATGCGCCGGTTGCCATCAAGACGGTCGAGCAGGCAATCGCCGACAAGGCCTACGAGCTCGGCTTCATCCGGCCGCAGCCGGCCACGGTGCATACGGGCAAGAAGGTCGCCGTGATCGGCTCCGGTCCTGCCGGCATGGCGGCCGCCCAGCAGCTCGGCCGCGCCGGCCACGAGGTGCACGTCTATGAGCGCGAGACCAAGCCGGGCGGCCTGCTGCGTTATGGCATCCCCGATTTCAAGATGGAGAAGAACTTCATCGATCGCCGTGTCGAGCAGATGAAGGGCGAGGGCGTCACCTTCCATTGCGGCGCCAATGTCGGCGTCGACGTCAAGGTCGAGCAGCTGTTGGCCGATCACGACGCCGTTCTCTACTGCGGCGGCTCCGAAACCCCGCGTGAGGCTGGCATTCCGGGCGCCGACCTTGCCGGCGTGCATGATGCGATGCCCTATCTCGTGCAGCAGAACCGCCGCGTCGGGCGCGAGAACATCGACAGCGTCGGCTGGCCGTCAGACCCGATCCTTGCCGGCGCCAAACACATCGTCGTCGTTGGTGGCGGCGATACGGCTTCGGACTGCGTCGGCACGGCGTTTCGCCAGGGAGCCGTCAAGGTCACCCAGCTCGACATTCGGCCGCAGCCGCCGGAGAAGGAAGACAAGCTTGCCGTCTGGCCCTTCTGGGCGACGAAAATGCGCACCTCCTCCTCGCAGGCCGAGGGCGCGGTGCGTGAATTCCAGGTGGCCACACTTGAATTCGTCGGCGAAGACGGCGTGCTGATCGGTGTCAAGTGCTGTGAGGTCGATGAACGCCGGCGGCCCGTTCCGGGCACCGAATTCGTCATCCGGGCCGATCTCGCCTTCATCGCCATCGGTTTCCGTGGCCCGTTCACCGGCAGCGTGCTGAAGGAGCTCGAGGGCAAGCTGACGCTCAACACCGACAAGCGCGGCTCGACCAACGTCGTCGCCAACGACCGCAACTACAAGACTTCGGTCGACAAGTTCTGGACGGCGGGCGACGTACGCCGCGGCCAATCGCTGGTGGTCTGGGCGATCCGCGAAGGCCGCCAGGCGGCGCGCGCTATCGACGAGGAATTGATGGGCTCGACCGTCCTGCCGAACTGA